The Pirellulales bacterium sequence TAGCTATGAAGTTTTGTTGCCCTTACGTCGCCCTACTGGGAATCATTGCGATCGCCTCGCAGTCCGTGGCCGATGACTCTGGCTGGACCAAGGAAACCGTCGTCTACAAAACGGTCGGTCCGACGAACATCGAAGCCGACGTCTATCGCCGCAACGGCGACGTGTCGCGGCCTTGCGTCGTCTGGATTCACGGCGGCGCACTGATCATGGGGAGCCGGCAAGGGGTCCCTCGCGACATTCGCGATTTGTGCCAGGCGCAGAACTATGTCCTCATGTCGCTCGACTATCGGCTGGCGCCCGAGGTCAAACTGCCCGCGATCATCGAGGACCTGAAAGACGCCTTTCGCTGGATCCACGCGACAGGCGTCGCCAGGCTTCACATCGATCCCCAGAAGATTCTCGTCGCCGGTGGATCGGCCGGTGGTTACCTGACCTTCATGTCTGGCATCTGCGTTGAGCCGCGTCCCAAGGCGCTACTCGCTTATTACGGCTACGGCGATATTGATGCGCCATGGTATGTCGAGCCGTCGGAGCACTATCGCAAGCAAAAGCTAGTGACCAGGGCCGAGGCGGATAGCGTCGTCGGAGGCGAGGTAAAGACAGGCAGCGACAGCAAGCCGCGCGGCACCTATTATTTGTACCTGCGTCAGAACGGGCTGTGGACGCATGAAGTCGCAGGCTTCGATCCGCAAACCGAGCGGGACAAGATTACACCGTATTGCCCGGTGCGGAATCTAACCCCGCAGTATCCCCCCACGCTGATGCTACACGGCACCGCCGATACGGATGTCCCATATCACGAGTCGGCGGACATGAACGACGCGCTCTCCAAGCAGGGCGTGCCGCACGAGTTGATCACTGTCGAAGGGGGCGAGCATGGTCTAGGCGGAGGAGATCCCAAGGTCCTGGCCGCTGCGCACGCTCGCGCCATGCGGTTTATTCGCGAGCAATTGGACTGACGCGTCGGTTCAGTCGAGCACTTTCACCCGGATCGCGCGATAGCGGACGAATTGCTTGGTAAAGTCGCCGCCGCCGTGAACCTGCAGTGCAATCCCACCCGTGTCGGGATGCCGCTTCTCGCTGTCAGTGAATTCCATAAAGCGCACACCGTTGATCCAGGTCGTGATCGTCGGCGGATTGCCGACGATGCGTGCACGCAACTCATTCCAGCGACCGTGCTGCCACAGCTTTGGCCATTCGACAGGCTTGATGGGAAGGGGAAAGGGGCAATCGTGGGGTGCGATCTCGG is a genomic window containing:
- a CDS encoding alpha/beta hydrolase, with the translated sequence MKFCCPYVALLGIIAIASQSVADDSGWTKETVVYKTVGPTNIEADVYRRNGDVSRPCVVWIHGGALIMGSRQGVPRDIRDLCQAQNYVLMSLDYRLAPEVKLPAIIEDLKDAFRWIHATGVARLHIDPQKILVAGGSAGGYLTFMSGICVEPRPKALLAYYGYGDIDAPWYVEPSEHYRKQKLVTRAEADSVVGGEVKTGSDSKPRGTYYLYLRQNGLWTHEVAGFDPQTERDKITPYCPVRNLTPQYPPTLMLHGTADTDVPYHESADMNDALSKQGVPHELITVEGGEHGLGGGDPKVLAAAHARAMRFIREQLD